One Capsicum annuum cultivar UCD-10X-F1 chromosome 2, UCD10Xv1.1, whole genome shotgun sequence genomic window carries:
- the LOC107839509 gene encoding 2-methylpropanoate--CoA ligase CCL4: MDQLKPRPPNSSPLTPLTFLERAATIYADCPSVIYNNTCHTWSQTRTRCLKVASSIVSLLGIHTNHVVSVVSPNIPAMYELHFAVPMAGAVLNTINLRLDARTISVLLLHSESKLLFVDCQSKVLVLEALSLFPPKSDRPLLVLIEDDEFYTPLTSEFISTYEELVEKGDSSFNWIRPKSEFDPIALNYTSGTTSDPKGVVHSHRGIFIISWDSLIEWTVPKQPVYLWTLPMFHANGWSYPWGMAAVGGTNICLRKFDARVIYDSIKKHSVTHICAAPVVLNMLSNSPDSMPLEHPVYILTAGSPPPAAVLFRTESLGFVVTHGYGLTETGGLVISCTWKNHWNKLPATERARLKSRQGVRTTGMTEVDVVNPESGVSVKRDGLTLGEIVLKGACVMLGYLKDPEGTSKCMKDDGWFYTGDVAVMHPDGYLEIKDRSKDVIISGGENLSSVEVESVLYTHPAINEAAVVARPDEYWGETPCAFVSLNGKEKASEKDIIEFCRAKLPHYMVPKTLIIKEELPKTSTGKIQKFVLRDMAKSMGKSKTSRM; this comes from the coding sequence ATGGATCAACTGAAGCCAAGGCCACCAAATTCAAGTCCTCTTACTCCTCTTACCTTCTTAGAAAGAGCTGCTACCATCTATGCCGATTGCCCTTCCGTTATCTACAACAACACTTGTCACACTTGGTCCCAAACCCGTACCCGTTGCCTCAAAGTTGCCTCTTCTATTGTTTCTCTTCTTGGTATTCACACAAACCATGTGGTCTCCGTTGTCTCCCCTAATATACCTGCCATGTACGAACTTCATTTCGCTGTTCCCATGGCGGGTGCTGTACTCAACACCATCAATCTCCGTCTTGATGCCCGAACTATCTCCGTCCTCCTCCTTCATAGCGAATCAAAGCTCTTGTTTGTTGATTGTCAATCCAAAGTACTAGTTCTCGAGGCGCTGTCGTTATTTCCTCCGAAATCTGACCGTCCGCTTCTTGTTCTAATTGAAGATGATGAATTTTATACTCCACTAACTAGTGAATTTATCAGCACGTATGAGGAACTGGTGGAAAAGGGAGATTCGAGTTTCAATTGGATTCGCCCGAAAAGTGAATTTGATCCGATTGCACTGAATTATACTTCTGGTACTACATCCGATCCAAAAGGAGTGGTTCATAGTCATAGGGGTATTTTCATTATTTCGTGGGATTCTTTGATTGAATGGACTGTTCCGAAACAGCCGGTTTATTTATGGACACTTCCTATGTTTCATGCTAACGGATGGAGCTATCCTTGGGGAATGGCTGCTGTTGGTGGAACCAATATCTGTTTGAGAAAATTTGACGCAAGAGTCATTTATGACTCGATCAAGAAACACAGCGTTACTCACATCTGCGCTGCTCCTGTGGTACTCAACATGTTGTCGAATTCGCCTGACAGCATGCCGTTAGAGCATCCTGTATATATACTGACAGCAGGATCCCCACCCCCTGCTGCAGTTCTGTTTCGAACAGAGTCCCTTGGATTTGTAGTTACCCATGGATATGGCCTGACAGAAACTGGTGGACTAGTGATTTCATGCACATGGAAAAATCACTGGAATAAATTGCCGGCAACCGAAAGAGCAAGGCTGAAATCAAGACAAGGGGTGAGGACCACAGGGATGACGGAAGTGGACGTGGTGAATCCAGAATCTGGAGTCAGTGTGAAACGCGACGGTTTAACATTAGGTGAAATTGTACTAAAGGGTGCGTGTGTCATGTTGGGTTACCTCAAAGATCCTGAAGGAACGTCGAAATGCATGAAAGATGACGGTTGGTTTTACACGGGGGATGTTGCAGTTATGCACCCTGATGGGTACTTAGAAATTAAGGATAGATCAAAGGATGTCATCATAAGTGGTGGAGAGAATTTGAGTAGTGTGGAAGTGGAATCAGTGTTGTACACACATCCGGCGATTAATGAAGCAGCAGTAGTGGCACGACCAGATGAATACTGGGGGGAAACTCCGTGTGCATTTGTTAGTTTGAATGGAAAAGAAAAGGCAAGTGAaaaagatattatagagttttGTAGAGCCAAATTGCCGCATTATATGGTGCCAAAGACTCTGATAATCAAAGAAGAGCTTCCAAAGACATCTACTGGgaaaattcaaaagtttgtgCTTAGAGATATGGCTAAAAGTATGGGGAAAAGCAAGACGAGCAGAATGTAG